One Fuerstiella marisgermanici DNA window includes the following coding sequences:
- a CDS encoding Tm-1-like ATP-binding domain-containing protein → MSGLVYAVATMDTKGEELAYVKDCLAAGGADVTMVDVGTAGPPTVTPDVSRSQVVGADSGGQTYTDRGEAVAAMSQSLTSFLLQEHAAGRVAGVIGIGGSGGTALISAAMRALPVGLPKMLVSTVASGNTAPYIDCSDITMMYSVVDVAGLNVVSRKVLANAAHAMAGMVQHSSQVQPSRPALGMTMFGVTTPCVTRVRESLEAQGFDALVFHATGSGGRAMEKLVDGGLIGGILDITTTEVADEIAGGVFAAGPKRFDTIIERQVPCVMSLGACDMVNFGAPDTVPEKYKDRLFHVHNQQVTLMRTTPDENRQIANWIADKVNRSTSPITILIPEGGVSMLDAPGQAFHDPEANAALFDELEARVEQTEQRKIVRLPHHINDDAFADSLVETFLGLQK, encoded by the coding sequence ATGTCGGGACTTGTTTATGCAGTCGCCACAATGGATACGAAAGGCGAGGAGCTCGCTTATGTCAAAGATTGCCTGGCCGCAGGCGGCGCTGATGTGACGATGGTCGATGTGGGAACCGCCGGACCACCGACCGTGACTCCCGACGTTTCGCGAAGCCAGGTGGTGGGCGCGGATAGCGGCGGCCAGACGTACACAGATCGAGGCGAAGCGGTTGCTGCAATGAGTCAGTCGTTGACGTCGTTCCTGCTGCAAGAACATGCAGCAGGACGAGTGGCCGGGGTCATCGGCATTGGAGGCAGCGGTGGCACGGCGCTCATCTCGGCAGCTATGCGAGCCCTTCCTGTGGGGTTGCCGAAGATGCTGGTATCAACCGTCGCCAGCGGAAACACGGCTCCTTATATCGACTGCAGCGACATCACGATGATGTATTCCGTTGTCGACGTGGCCGGATTAAACGTGGTTTCCCGAAAAGTGCTGGCCAATGCGGCTCACGCGATGGCAGGCATGGTTCAGCATTCGTCGCAGGTGCAACCATCGCGACCGGCTCTGGGCATGACGATGTTCGGCGTGACGACACCGTGCGTCACACGCGTTCGCGAATCACTCGAAGCACAGGGCTTCGACGCTCTCGTCTTTCACGCAACCGGCAGCGGTGGCCGAGCGATGGAGAAGCTTGTCGACGGCGGATTGATCGGTGGGATACTGGACATCACAACCACTGAAGTGGCTGATGAAATTGCGGGCGGAGTTTTCGCCGCTGGGCCCAAACGCTTCGATACCATTATCGAACGTCAGGTCCCCTGTGTAATGAGTCTCGGCGCGTGCGACATGGTCAACTTCGGCGCACCGGACACGGTTCCCGAAAAGTACAAGGACCGCTTATTTCATGTCCACAACCAGCAAGTCACACTGATGCGGACGACGCCGGACGAAAACCGGCAGATCGCAAATTGGATTGCGGACAAGGTGAATCGGTCGACATCCCCGATCACCATCCTGATCCCCGAAGGCGGCGTTTCGATGCTGGACGCGCCAGGCCAGGCCTTCCACGATCCTGAAGCCAATGCCGCACTGTTTGACGAATTGGAAGCTCGCGTTGAACAAACCGAGCAACGAAAAATCGTCCGCCTGCCACACCACATCAACGACGATGCCTTTGCAGACAGCCTGGTGGAAACGTTTTTGGGCCTGCAGAAATAG
- a CDS encoding DUF1559 domain-containing protein: MLHRLGRRGFTLIELLVVIAIIAILIALLLPAVQQAREAARRTQCKNNMKQLGLAFHNYHDTFRCFPINYAWRTMPGAGGGGPAIANTGKSWLQMILPFIDQGNLYQSIDFNVGLQGTTPAILQNQVAANTVIPGYLCPSDNENNNGRLGNRSDVNVDPPGTWGVTNYKACAGSNWGWGIAAWNPVSSLGGRNSGSTNGLNEGNGVLCSNQANTNAPTRMRDITDGTTNTFIIGEAMPGWSQWNWWYNPNAVTATCAIPLNAVLRRPKNIGDWPNNYSFASKHTGGGQFTMGDGSARFVSENIDIGVYRGAATISAGEILGEF; the protein is encoded by the coding sequence ATGTTGCATCGCTTAGGTAGACGTGGATTCACGCTGATCGAATTGCTTGTGGTGATCGCCATTATTGCGATCCTGATCGCACTGTTGTTGCCAGCCGTTCAGCAGGCTCGCGAAGCCGCTCGGCGAACGCAGTGCAAGAACAACATGAAACAGCTAGGGCTGGCGTTTCATAACTATCACGACACGTTTCGTTGCTTTCCGATCAACTATGCCTGGCGGACGATGCCGGGCGCGGGCGGTGGCGGACCTGCCATCGCCAATACGGGCAAGAGCTGGCTGCAGATGATTCTTCCGTTCATTGACCAGGGCAATCTTTATCAAAGCATTGATTTTAATGTGGGACTGCAGGGGACGACGCCGGCAATTCTTCAAAATCAAGTCGCGGCGAATACGGTGATCCCCGGATACCTGTGTCCATCTGATAACGAAAACAACAATGGGCGTCTTGGGAACCGTTCGGATGTGAACGTCGATCCTCCAGGCACCTGGGGGGTTACGAACTACAAAGCGTGTGCAGGAAGCAACTGGGGATGGGGGATTGCAGCGTGGAATCCTGTTTCATCGCTGGGTGGCCGAAACAGCGGCAGCACCAATGGGCTGAACGAAGGAAACGGTGTCTTGTGTTCCAATCAGGCAAACACCAACGCTCCAACTCGAATGAGAGACATCACCGACGGCACAACCAACACGTTTATCATCGGTGAAGCGATGCCCGGCTGGAGCCAGTGGAATTGGTGGTACAACCCCAACGCGGTCACCGCTACTTGCGCGATTCCGTTGAACGCTGTTCTGCGACGGCCAAAGAACATTGGCGACTGGCCGAACAACTATTCCTTCGCCAGCAAACATACTGGTGGTGGCCAGTTTACAATGGGAGATGGCAGCGCTCGGTTTGTCAGCGAGAATATTGATATCGGCGTTTACCGAGGTGCCGCGACGATCAGCGCTGGCGAAATTCTGGGTGAATTCTAA
- a CDS encoding phosphoenolpyruvate hydrolase family protein: MYTWRVTQVSTIEASQEAQALRRTLAGAFTERPLLMVVPGSGLVARCAVESGADALMVLNAGTYRTQGTGSLASFLPFGNANAQTEALLQRHVLPRAAGLPVVAGVLASDPSEPLESRLRRLKKMGVAGVVNWPAVGFIDGQFRQALEAEGLGAASEAEMLSMAKELGLVAFGFALGTTEVEHFMRADVDALILDIGLTRASGDVRTKHDELHQAIARLNQLSEAAVSRPNCVKLAFGGPIVTPEDLNEVLRHSSIQGFAGGSVFERLPVRDIVNATLRRFKGMAMRHRSDAPGAFGGIIGGSPAMLRVFDVVQRVAAQDVTVCIEGESGTGKELVAGLLHRLSPRANHPFVTLNCGAIPDTLLESELFGHERGAFTGAERQRPGKFELAHGGTLFLDEIADLSTRGQVALLRVLQQREVTRVGGELTVPVDVRILTASNRPLSSLVEAGEFRSDLFYRLCAINIQLPRLSERPEDMPLLVEAILSDLRGRLNRDITGLSADFERKLMQHDWPGNVRELEQVIHRCAILEDGSTLAGWSFEPWSEDRTKSATRHLSPSHNHQRAVTAVQKARGNKSQAAKDLQVTRRTLYRWLREAENSSRDR, encoded by the coding sequence GTGTATACTTGGCGTGTGACACAGGTATCCACAATCGAAGCTTCTCAAGAGGCTCAGGCACTGCGCCGAACTCTGGCTGGCGCCTTCACGGAACGTCCACTTCTGATGGTTGTGCCGGGTTCCGGACTCGTCGCGCGCTGTGCCGTGGAATCGGGTGCTGATGCGCTCATGGTTTTGAATGCTGGCACCTACCGAACTCAGGGCACCGGCTCGCTCGCTTCCTTCCTGCCGTTCGGAAACGCTAACGCTCAGACCGAAGCTCTGCTGCAGCGGCATGTCCTGCCTCGCGCGGCTGGACTACCGGTGGTCGCGGGCGTTCTCGCGTCGGACCCATCGGAGCCATTGGAATCGCGGCTGCGACGTTTGAAGAAAATGGGTGTGGCGGGGGTCGTTAACTGGCCCGCCGTCGGATTCATAGACGGTCAGTTCCGCCAGGCTTTGGAAGCTGAGGGGCTGGGGGCCGCGAGCGAAGCTGAGATGCTGTCTATGGCGAAGGAGCTCGGGCTGGTCGCATTCGGTTTTGCGTTGGGTACCACGGAGGTCGAACACTTCATGCGCGCGGACGTCGATGCTCTGATCCTGGACATCGGCCTGACTCGTGCGAGCGGCGACGTGCGCACGAAACACGATGAGCTGCATCAGGCGATCGCTCGATTGAACCAACTTTCCGAAGCTGCAGTTAGTCGGCCAAACTGCGTGAAGCTGGCGTTCGGTGGCCCCATCGTCACGCCCGAGGACTTAAACGAAGTCTTGCGACACAGTTCCATTCAGGGGTTCGCTGGCGGGTCTGTCTTCGAACGGCTTCCAGTGCGCGACATCGTGAATGCAACGTTGCGACGGTTTAAGGGAATGGCCATGCGGCACCGGAGTGACGCACCAGGTGCATTCGGCGGAATTATCGGTGGCAGCCCCGCGATGTTACGCGTGTTTGATGTTGTACAACGAGTGGCCGCTCAGGATGTGACCGTCTGCATTGAAGGAGAATCCGGAACGGGCAAGGAGTTGGTTGCGGGACTGCTGCATCGACTCAGTCCCCGAGCTAACCATCCGTTTGTGACGCTTAACTGCGGAGCGATTCCCGACACGCTGCTGGAAAGCGAACTGTTCGGGCACGAACGAGGCGCGTTCACGGGAGCAGAACGACAGCGGCCAGGAAAGTTCGAACTGGCTCACGGTGGCACCTTGTTTCTGGATGAGATTGCGGACCTCAGCACACGCGGGCAGGTCGCGTTGTTACGAGTTCTGCAGCAGCGCGAAGTCACTCGAGTGGGCGGGGAATTAACTGTTCCTGTCGACGTCAGAATATTGACGGCATCCAATCGTCCGTTGAGTTCTCTTGTTGAGGCGGGCGAGTTCCGCAGTGACCTGTTCTATCGGCTGTGTGCAATCAACATTCAGCTGCCGAGACTTAGCGAACGGCCGGAAGACATGCCGTTGCTGGTCGAAGCGATACTGTCGGACCTGCGCGGACGCTTGAACCGCGACATTACCGGCCTGTCGGCAGACTTCGAACGGAAGCTAATGCAGCATGACTGGCCGGGCAATGTTCGCGAGCTGGAACAGGTGATTCACCGCTGTGCGATTCTGGAAGACGGCAGCACTTTGGCAGGCTGGTCTTTCGAACCATGGTCCGAGGATCGAACAAAGTCAGCAACGCGCCACCTTTCACCTTCGCACAACCATCAGCGAGCTGTCACCGCAGTGCAAAAAGCGCGTGGCAACAAATCGCAGGCCGCCAAGGATCTGCAGGTCACGCGCCGAACGCTATATCGCTGGCTTCGAGAAGCCGAGAATTCTTCGCGCGACAGGTAG
- a CDS encoding phosphoenolpyruvate hydrolase family protein encodes MQHQRQTLLNKFRAKVEAQQPIVGAGAGTGLSAKCAEQGGVDLIVIYNSGRFRMAGRGSLAGLMAYGNANEIVREMAPEVLTAVEHTPVLAGVCGTDPFLLRDRFLQDLKGLGFAGIQNFPTVGLIDGVFRANLEETGMSFSLEIDLIAAANELDLLTTPYAFDPKQAGLMTEAGADVVVAHMGLTTTGMIGAQTARTLDACVDEVRAIAEACREVREDVFVLCHGGPIASPEDAQYILERIPEVDGFYGASSMERLPTETAITEQVKEFTELKLGGASDPRATNALGNGAKVS; translated from the coding sequence ATGCAACATCAACGCCAGACCCTGTTGAACAAATTTCGCGCAAAAGTAGAGGCGCAGCAACCGATCGTCGGTGCCGGTGCAGGGACCGGACTGTCGGCGAAGTGCGCCGAGCAGGGCGGAGTGGACCTGATCGTAATTTACAATTCCGGACGCTTTCGCATGGCCGGTCGAGGCTCTCTTGCGGGCCTGATGGCTTACGGAAATGCGAATGAGATCGTCCGTGAGATGGCTCCGGAAGTATTGACCGCCGTCGAACATACGCCTGTCCTGGCAGGCGTGTGCGGCACAGACCCTTTTCTGCTTCGCGACCGTTTTCTTCAGGATCTGAAGGGGCTTGGATTCGCCGGCATTCAGAACTTCCCAACCGTCGGTCTGATTGATGGAGTCTTTCGAGCCAATCTCGAAGAGACCGGAATGAGCTTCAGCCTTGAGATCGATCTCATCGCGGCAGCCAATGAACTCGATCTCCTGACGACTCCATACGCCTTCGACCCAAAGCAGGCCGGCTTGATGACTGAGGCGGGTGCGGATGTGGTTGTGGCGCACATGGGACTAACCACGACCGGCATGATTGGTGCCCAGACAGCGCGAACGCTGGATGCGTGCGTCGATGAAGTCCGCGCGATTGCTGAAGCGTGCCGAGAAGTCCGCGAAGACGTATTTGTGCTTTGCCACGGCGGCCCAATCGCATCTCCGGAAGACGCCCAATACATCCTGGAACGTATTCCTGAAGTCGATGGTTTTTACGGTGCCAGTTCAATGGAACGGCTACCGACTGAAACAGCAATCACGGAACAGGTCAAAGAGTTCACAGAATTGAAGCTGGGTGGCGCAAGCGATCCGCGAGCAACAAACGCACTCGGCAATGGCGCGAAGGTGTCGTAG
- a CDS encoding DUF1559 domain-containing protein, producing the protein MRCKPKKSRGFTLIELLVVIAIIAILIALLLPAVQQAREAARRTQCKNNLKQLALALHNYESTHSVFPMGWGHHIENRLVGTGRGNCFNTNHGTGNRIGRSPWTVMILPFIEMNALYQQYDANYAINWALNASWAGGRENEDVWLAPVVAFRCPSDPRNSSQDNLLNYMGVSGGGEYTCWNLGDLDSINVRGLDNDGILYLGSRTKIGHITDGTSNTFMVGETKYPRSLGRDPGGDNYLGWASAGMAWNSVPQTAICATARDQINTFYPSMAPGNTPSHAHMQRVFGSEHIGGCHFAMADGSVHFASENMDLTIYHNLGMRNDGQVIGEW; encoded by the coding sequence ATGCGGTGCAAACCCAAAAAGTCTCGAGGTTTTACTCTTATCGAGTTGTTAGTCGTGATTGCGATCATCGCGATCCTCATTGCGTTGTTATTGCCCGCCGTACAGCAGGCACGCGAAGCGGCTCGCCGAACTCAGTGCAAGAATAATCTGAAGCAGCTTGCCCTGGCGCTGCACAACTACGAAAGCACACACAGTGTGTTTCCGATGGGGTGGGGACACCACATCGAAAACAGACTGGTGGGAACAGGTCGAGGCAATTGCTTCAATACGAACCACGGCACTGGCAATCGCATTGGCCGTAGCCCGTGGACTGTCATGATTTTGCCTTTCATCGAAATGAATGCGCTCTATCAACAGTACGATGCCAACTATGCGATCAACTGGGCGTTGAACGCAAGCTGGGCCGGTGGTCGAGAAAACGAAGACGTGTGGCTGGCCCCCGTCGTCGCGTTCCGGTGTCCTTCTGACCCTCGAAACTCCAGCCAGGACAACCTCTTGAACTACATGGGGGTTTCCGGCGGCGGTGAATACACGTGCTGGAATCTCGGTGACCTGGACAGCATTAACGTCCGCGGGTTGGACAATGACGGGATCCTCTACCTGGGTTCCAGAACTAAGATTGGCCACATCACGGATGGCACGTCCAACACTTTCATGGTCGGTGAAACAAAGTACCCACGTTCACTCGGTCGTGACCCCGGCGGCGACAACTATTTAGGTTGGGCGTCGGCCGGCATGGCGTGGAACTCAGTTCCACAAACAGCCATCTGTGCAACCGCTCGCGACCAAATCAACACGTTTTATCCGTCGATGGCGCCCGGCAACACACCGTCGCACGCTCATATGCAGCGTGTATTCGGTAGTGAACACATTGGTGGTTGCCACTTCGCGATGGCTGATGGTTCCGTGCACTTCGCCTCAGAAAACATGGACCTCACCATCTATCACAACCTCGGAATGCGAAACGACGGTCAAGTCATTGGAGAATGGTAA
- a CDS encoding helix-turn-helix domain-containing protein gives MNKKYIVRLSEEERQTCRDVIKKLTGTSQKVRRAQILLKADADGPAWTDEKIADAFNCRVQTVENIRKRLVTEGFERAFERKKRETPPTPPLLDGKGEAKLISMRLGNPPAGYGKWTLRLLADELVALEVVDSISRETVRKTLKKTG, from the coding sequence ATGAACAAGAAGTATATCGTTCGGCTGAGCGAGGAAGAACGGCAGACGTGCCGAGATGTGATTAAGAAGCTCACGGGGACTTCGCAGAAAGTTCGTCGCGCTCAGATTCTCCTGAAGGCAGACGCAGATGGTCCTGCCTGGACGGATGAGAAGATTGCTGATGCTTTCAATTGCAGAGTGCAGACCGTCGAGAACATCCGCAAACGTCTTGTGACGGAAGGATTCGAGCGTGCGTTCGAAAGAAAGAAACGGGAAACACCGCCGACTCCACCGCTGCTCGACGGAAAAGGCGAAGCGAAACTGATTTCAATGCGACTTGGTAACCCGCCCGCCGGTTATGGAAAGTGGACGCTTCGATTGCTGGCGGACGAACTGGTGGCTCTTGAGGTTGTCGATTCGATCAGTCGCGAAACGGTCCGCAAGACGCTTAAAAAAACGGGATGA
- a CDS encoding IS630 family transposase, whose amino-acid sequence MTKRMIEYWVIPPEADAEFVANMEEVLDVYERRYDPNYPVVCMDEQPVQLLKETRVPIKATKTHGKRVDYEYERNGTASIFMFAEPLAGYRQATARPQRTKVDWALEVANLLDTRYADCEWITLVMDNLNTHTKGAFYEAFPPEQARSYIQRIEFCYTPKHGSWLNVAECELSCMSSQCLNGRRIGDLEILQSEIGAWSQKTTAKQRDVDWQYKIDDARQKLKRLYPIIKT is encoded by the coding sequence ATGACGAAGCGGATGATTGAGTACTGGGTGATTCCACCGGAAGCGGACGCAGAGTTCGTTGCCAACATGGAAGAAGTTCTGGACGTGTACGAACGGCGTTATGATCCGAACTATCCTGTGGTTTGCATGGATGAGCAACCGGTTCAGTTACTCAAAGAAACGCGTGTTCCCATCAAAGCGACGAAAACTCATGGCAAGCGTGTTGACTATGAGTACGAACGTAACGGCACAGCCAGCATTTTTATGTTTGCTGAGCCGCTGGCAGGATATCGGCAGGCCACCGCACGTCCCCAGCGCACGAAAGTTGACTGGGCTTTGGAAGTGGCGAATCTGCTCGACACCCGATATGCGGACTGCGAATGGATCACATTGGTGATGGACAATCTGAACACACATACGAAAGGTGCGTTCTACGAAGCATTCCCGCCCGAGCAGGCGCGAAGTTACATTCAACGAATCGAGTTCTGTTACACACCGAAGCACGGCAGCTGGCTCAACGTCGCTGAGTGCGAACTAAGTTGCATGAGCAGTCAGTGTCTCAATGGTCGCAGGATCGGCGACCTGGAGATCCTTCAATCCGAAATCGGCGCGTGGTCACAGAAGACGACCGCCAAACAGCGGGATGTCGACTGGCAATACAAAATCGACGACGCACGCCAAAAACTAAAACGACTCTACCCAATTATTAAGACTTGA
- a CDS encoding sugar phosphate isomerase/epimerase family protein → MRLIIFLCASIACQNVFAQATPSVKSSPASKTNSAAAELFADENLTAWLVIFTDAKKRTPEQRAKMVADLGFKKVGFEAFEKYVPILDEQMEENEKHGLETTSVYFVMKTETPSEEPHVKAIFDVLKKRKATPEIWAMFPRGAFNDAPQEQRVEKMIVAFSELAEHCKAAGCKLALYNYGSWFGAVDVQLAIIDGVKERTGIKIGTVLNFHRGHQHMPDFPEALQKMLPHLVMVNLNGMNQKDAGKTGGGAKILPLGDGDAELTMMRQLAESGYRGPIGIIDHQSGVDAEVQLKANLKGLEELRKKL, encoded by the coding sequence ATGCGGCTCATCATCTTTCTATGTGCGTCCATCGCGTGCCAAAATGTGTTTGCTCAGGCGACTCCCAGCGTGAAGTCGTCACCGGCCAGCAAGACGAACTCTGCAGCCGCAGAGCTGTTTGCCGATGAAAATCTGACGGCATGGCTTGTGATCTTTACGGATGCGAAGAAACGCACTCCTGAGCAACGTGCGAAGATGGTGGCGGATCTGGGCTTCAAGAAAGTCGGATTCGAAGCGTTCGAAAAGTACGTTCCGATTCTTGATGAGCAGATGGAAGAAAATGAAAAGCACGGATTGGAAACCACCTCTGTCTATTTCGTGATGAAGACAGAAACACCAAGTGAAGAACCTCACGTAAAAGCCATTTTTGATGTTCTGAAGAAGCGAAAGGCCACGCCGGAAATTTGGGCCATGTTCCCGCGAGGCGCATTCAACGATGCGCCGCAGGAGCAACGGGTCGAAAAGATGATCGTGGCCTTTAGTGAACTTGCCGAACACTGCAAAGCCGCAGGCTGCAAACTGGCTCTTTACAACTACGGATCATGGTTTGGAGCGGTCGACGTACAGCTGGCCATTATCGACGGCGTCAAGGAACGCACGGGCATCAAGATCGGCACAGTGTTGAACTTCCACCGAGGTCACCAGCACATGCCTGACTTCCCGGAAGCTCTTCAAAAGATGCTGCCTCACCTGGTGATGGTGAACCTGAACGGCATGAACCAAAAGGACGCCGGTAAGACCGGCGGCGGCGCCAAAATCCTGCCACTCGGCGACGGCGACGCGGAATTGACGATGATGCGTCAATTGGCTGAATCCGGATATCGTGGCCCCATTGGAATCATTGACCACCAGAGCGGTGTTGACGCGGAAGTGCAGCTGAAGGCGAACCTGAAAGGCCTGGAAGAGCTTCGCAAGAAGCTGTGA
- the malQ gene encoding 4-alpha-glucanotransferase: MRFPRSSGVLLPVFSLPAEPSSSAGASDASTVIGDLGASAYRFVDFLQSAGQTIWQLLPLGPPALGDSPYSSYSAFAGNPLLISCDLLVADGLLTPQQLADAAVPQDTCKDRVHYDLARATKLPLLKLAFNTFRQQQNHARNLQYADFCERNQAWLIDFARFDAFSHDFGDPDWSKWDAELIRRTPAALADVDSKLADEIEFAKFQQFVFADQWSKLKSYAHERDVQIYGDMPIFVAYESVDVWTDQHLFMLDDAGRPTVVAGVPPDYFSATGQMWGNPLYRWDRIGDSGYEWWIRRFRQAFEFFDILRIDHFRGFESYWEIPANAENAIAGQWITGPRDAPFEAARAALGDLPIVAEDLGLITDEVHWLRDRLGFPGMRVLQFGYEDDSDPYHRPDAWPDHSVGYSGTHDNDTVMGWYAKRKQDGTDAILNRFLSGDPDSVHVELVRSVLNSAADTAILPMQDILGLGSEARINTPGEAQGNWTWRCSADALTEDLASRLRSWTEASGRRRTT, encoded by the coding sequence ATGAGATTTCCACGTTCTTCCGGCGTACTGCTGCCGGTATTCAGCCTGCCCGCTGAGCCTTCGTCATCGGCTGGTGCTTCGGATGCCAGCACGGTCATTGGCGATTTAGGTGCCAGTGCATATCGCTTCGTGGACTTTCTGCAGTCGGCCGGGCAGACCATTTGGCAGCTGTTACCACTTGGGCCGCCGGCGCTGGGAGATTCGCCGTACAGTAGTTATTCAGCGTTCGCCGGTAACCCACTGCTGATTAGCTGCGACTTGCTGGTCGCCGACGGTCTTTTGACGCCGCAACAATTAGCGGACGCTGCCGTTCCACAAGACACCTGCAAGGATCGAGTCCACTACGACTTGGCGCGGGCGACAAAGCTGCCGTTGTTGAAGCTGGCCTTCAATACGTTTCGGCAGCAGCAAAATCATGCCCGCAATTTGCAGTATGCGGACTTCTGCGAACGCAATCAGGCATGGTTGATCGACTTTGCTCGGTTCGACGCCTTCTCACACGACTTTGGTGATCCTGACTGGTCGAAGTGGGACGCGGAACTGATTCGCCGAACGCCCGCTGCATTGGCCGACGTCGACAGCAAGCTCGCCGATGAAATCGAATTTGCAAAGTTCCAGCAGTTTGTCTTCGCAGATCAGTGGAGCAAGTTGAAGTCTTACGCGCATGAACGCGATGTGCAGATCTATGGCGATATGCCGATTTTCGTGGCGTACGAAAGTGTGGATGTCTGGACGGATCAGCACTTGTTTATGCTCGACGATGCAGGGCGTCCGACGGTTGTTGCCGGAGTGCCGCCGGACTATTTCAGCGCGACTGGTCAAATGTGGGGGAACCCGCTTTACCGCTGGGATCGCATCGGAGATTCCGGTTACGAATGGTGGATTCGGCGTTTTCGTCAGGCATTCGAATTTTTCGACATCCTGCGAATCGATCATTTCCGCGGCTTCGAATCCTACTGGGAAATTCCAGCCAACGCTGAAAATGCGATCGCCGGTCAATGGATCACCGGCCCCCGTGACGCTCCGTTTGAAGCTGCCCGCGCGGCGCTGGGGGACCTTCCAATCGTGGCGGAAGATCTTGGGTTAATCACCGACGAAGTTCACTGGCTTCGCGACCGACTCGGCTTTCCTGGTATGCGAGTCCTGCAGTTCGGCTACGAAGACGACAGCGACCCCTATCATCGGCCCGACGCATGGCCCGACCACAGCGTCGGCTATTCGGGCACTCACGATAACGACACCGTGATGGGGTGGTACGCAAAACGTAAGCAGGACGGCACAGACGCAATACTCAATCGGTTTCTGTCCGGAGACCCCGACAGCGTCCATGTCGAACTCGTCCGTTCCGTCTTAAATTCGGCAGCCGATACAGCCATCCTCCCGATGCAGGACATACTGGGGCTCGGCAGCGAAGCGAGAATCAATACACCAGGCGAAGCACAAGGCAACTGGACCTGGCGCTGCTCGGCTGATGCACTTACCGAAGACCTTGCGAGTCGGTTACGGTCGTGGACAGAAGCGTCCGGGCGGCGCCGAACGACGTGA